In Plasmodium vivax chromosome 14, whole genome shotgun sequence, the genomic window aatttctttattattgttttttatttttttctttttcttattcgATGAACTGCTATTTTGACCTGCGTCTCCACCACTtaactcctttttcttcccattgcTATGGTTGTTATTATTGCTCAAACTCGTTCCTTTGCCACTCGATGTGTTTgcattattctttttaacgttgttatttaaattattctcTTTCTTCGCAGCATTGTTCTTAGTGGGCTCCACGTTATCCTCCTTCACATCGGGTACGTGattattctctttttttttatcttcagaAGGGATGCTATCACTGATGTTGTTCCATTTGCCGTTCTGATCTTCATTCGCCTTACTGGGTTTGCTTacaattttcataattttgggCTTCTTTCGTTGATTGCCGCTGGTGCTGGCATCATCCGGCTCGTCCTTCACGCTGGATTCCTTCCCCTCCGCGTTACTGCTACTCACGTTGTTGTTTCCACTGCTGTTTCCACTGCTGTTGTTACTGCTGCTGACGATGgtgccgttttttttactgctttCCCCGGCCTCGTTATGGCTGTTGGCGGCCTCACTGTTATTGTTGCTATTGCTATTGTTGCTAttgttgctgctgttgttgctgctgttgttgctgctgttgttgctgctgttgttgctgctgctgttgttgACATTGTTACTGCCACCGTTGTTAACGCCGCCACTTCCACCGTTGTTAACGCCGCTACTTCCACCGTTGTTAACGCCGCCACTTCCACCGTTGTTGACGCTGCTACTGCCGCCGCTGTTACTGTTACTGTTGTTGTTCTTCTTGTTCGAAGAGCTTTTCTTGgacttcttcccctgcgCGAAAATGTTCGCGTAATTCCTCTTGATATCCTTAAAAGATATGTTGCTGTCGTTATAGTTTAGCGAGGCAAAGTTTGAAAAGCTGCTCCGGTAAATGCTGGGCTTCGAGTTCGTTTTCGCCTTGGAGGCATTACTATCATTTGTGTTACTGTCACCGTTGTTATTGGCGTCGTTCCCATTCCCGTTACTATCCTGGTTCACAGTTTTGTTGCTATCCTGGTTGGCTTTCCCGTTTGCCTCCTCACTGTCAGCTTTCCCCCCACCTTTCTTTATAACAGAGTTCTTCTTAGCATTAGCACCGCTGGGGCCATGATCATTAACATTGTTAATGCTGGCCTCATTATTCAAGTCACTGAAGCTGACAGAATTGGGCATATAACTTTTAATGATATTATTATTGCCAAACGATTTGCTACTGGAGGTGCACTTGTTTAAATTATTGCTGGTGTTTTTCTCATTCTCCCGAatttctgttttgttttcctgTTCCTCTGATAGGTCCTTTTCCTCCGTACAACATTCATGTCTtctaaaaagggaaaagggctCCTTACAAGAAATTCTCGCATTGTTACATTCAGTATGGTActctataaatataaatatcagTGCCTTTTGCATAAAGGTTACCAGAGCATGGCATGGCAGCTTTTCATCATGACTTATATAGTACGAATTTTTCGATATATTTGcttcattaaaaaaagcgTAGGCAGCATGGATAAATCCGTTCTCTACTAAATAGCGATAAACAATCAAATTAACTTCATCTGATGATAGGAGTATTTTCATTGTATTTATAACGGGGACATTAACTCTTTAcgtgttttctttttgtacaaaaaaaaaggggggaatgAAAAACGGGAACAAACTGGGGGATGCTGTTTTTGCGCAGTGATTCACGAAGCAGGCTCGTTTGGCTCCCCGCTCGGTCGTTCGCTTGATCGTTCGCTTGATCGTTCGCTTAAACGTTCgcttctcctgcttcttCCGCGCCTTCCGCTTGCTCGCTGACTTTCCCTTACGTTTGCTCTCGCGCTTACTCCTCCCCTGATTGCAATACTTCGTACGTTTCGTACTCTTCGTACTCTTTTCCTCGTTCTTGCTTGctcccttttattttcccgtttgctttttatacttttatgTTAAACAAGTATAATACATGCTTTTACATTTCATTTCGctttgtttcccttttgttttcattttgttccttcatCTCCTCGAAACAAATGAATTTAATTTGGTTAACTTCTCATTCATCAACTTGTATATTCATGCGTAATTATGCATAAAACGTAAAATGCTGTTTTGGTCACAGCAAATGGGCTTGCATTtacgtacgtgcgtataaatatgtatataatatggATGTAATATGTAAgtaatatgtatgtataatatgtatgtataatatgtatataatatgtatataatatgtatatagcATGTATATAGCATGTATATgtttgtatgtacatgtatatgatatttttatgtactttCAACATGTATAATTGCTATTccatatgcattttttttttttaattttttggttaaattgacttaaaatgcaaaaaatttttatatatttacatttacgCATTTTACGGTATCATTGTATAATTATGAGCagtgctgcttttttttctttcgcaaTTATTGTgcttaataattatttatttatttgctatGTTATTACGCCATGTAAGGGCTATAATTATGCCATATTATTCATGCTCTTTTcccgtttcctttttttttttttaaacggaTAAAAAAgcatgttaatttttaaaaaaggctgTTCCCCCCTTGGTTCGGCAATTTGCAATTCTACATTTCAATAATTATgaactttattttatctcttttttttttgtttttccgttTCGTGACAATTCATAACGAACGTAATTTCGGCATGTACGCAAGTACATACATAATAAGTATATAATAAGTATATAAATAAGCTTATACAAACATGTATGTCATATGCGAAGGTACATATGAACATTTATCAAACAAAATGATGTAAGCATCGTGCTCATCATACGCATCATACGCATCGTACGGGTCGTACGCTTTTCAACTCATCTCATCCGCTCACGTGGGTACTCTTTTTATTCTGTTCGTTtgctatatatatttgccGCACTTTTGACCTCTTACGTCGAACATTTTACATCATTTTAAATGTCACTACAGAATGGGGGGTACGCTGAAAATGGTTTTGCAGTGACATAATAAGGTTCACCATATCCCCTTTCAAGCCAACGCAAAGCAGTGCTCCGTACGTATATCAAATGtacgcatgtacatatgtacataatatttatatatatatatatatgcgtacgtACGTGCTTACTTTGCGCGCTTCTCCTTGAACGTACACAATCAATTCGTGGTACATTTCCTCGGGCCCCCTGCTCCATTAACCAAGGCGTACGCGGGGGCGAACgtaagtaatatatatggGAACATACATAAGTGGGCACACGTATGCGTTCATGCATAAATGACTTCGTGCGTACAAGCACATATGACTTTATGGGTACGAGCACATATGACTTTATGGGTACGAGCACATATGACTTTGTGCGTACAAGCATATATTACTTTTTGCGTACAAGCATATATGACTTTTTGCGTACACCTATGAACACTCGCTTGAACAAACTTGATAATAATCACACAGGGGCCCTGTGCGCGTCAGTTAATTATTCGTTCAATGGCTCGTTTTCCACCCCTCcaatttcttcccctttacCGCCCTTCCGTTTCATGGTATGTCATTCATAATCCCGCACGTGCACTCGTAAATTTGCACGTCAGCGTTTTTCAAGGTCATTCCACAATGGAcacaaagaacaaaaaaaagaaattcataaaatgggtaaaagcttaaataaaaaaacgccAAGCATGCGGCCTCCCTTCATTCACGCATTTTGtggaaaatgcagaaaaaggggCCCAACGGAGAAGGTTCATCCGTACGTTAATAAGCTCGCACGGGCATTTTCTCACGTATATGTGCAGTGTGCCAGCggctatataatatacacgTACACTTGTGTACATACgtaatgtacatatatacgtatatttGCGTATGCACGCATCCGCTTCGAAAAGGAATGGCACACCAATACGCGCCACTACATTATGCGAACATTTTTTGCGCAGCACGTATGTGTGGTCACATGTAAGCAAGTAATGCACATGCGCGCACGCATCCAGATGTGCCTAGGTAGGCGTGCCAAATAAACACTAAGGTGCTGCTGATGCGTATTTTCACACGTTATTCCAAACGCATCGCTCATAAATACGCTCTGTTCGAAATCGCGCACCTCTTACGTAAGTGTCTCCACAAATTCGTTGGCACCAAAAGGGTAGGCAACAAACGGGCTATGCGTtccacataaaaatatgcgaaCGGCAAGTATGCGAACGGCAAGTATGCAAACGGCAAGTATGCAAATGGCAAATATGCAAACGGGCAAATACTCAAACGGGTAACTGACAAATGGGCAAGCAAATAAACGAACATGTGGAACGCACATATGTGTTCGTATGTCTGTATGCATTTGCAAACATGCCAAGGAAAGCGTAAActtaatatgaaaatttatcaaatatggaaaggaaaaaaaaaaaaaaaacgacataataaaaaagtactAATTGATGAAGGGGATAATCCCGCCTTCCACATAGTAACGCTTAAatttaagtattttttttttttaagcaaaagaaagtatatgaaaatgaaacTAAATTGTTGTGCTTACAAATCACGCACATGACGTAAATACGttgtcacaaaaaaaaaaacatatttttttaaagtatcAAAGTGGGACCATTGCCACTTATTAAACTGTGCACGAAAAGGTACATCCACTTTTGTTAagcttcccttttgtgctcttagtaaatatatgctatgcctatttttaaacaaaattgtggtAGAAGCGCTTTATGAGACTTCTACAATAGGATTATCGACATTTGTAGATGTATGCTTAACTGTACCTAGGAACAAAAGcatattttcgtaaaaaattttgaaaatgtcaACCAGGTATTGCTAAAAGCAGCGGTGTGGAGttaggatatttttttttttcgtttggcGCACCTTTTTTGTTACAACTTTTTCGTTGCAACTTTGATTGGCGCAACGCCCCTTTTGTGGTTATCTCCCCtttggatattttttttttcccacccttcgcaatttattttgcaaaaaggagcaCACCCCAGTTTGTAGCGGCATCCACGGGTTGACCTTCCATCGTACGTAAAAAGGCGAGGATAAAAATGTCCTCGAAAATGACCGCAAAAATGCCGTCAAAAATACCGTCAAAATATGCCCTCAAAAtgtacccaaaaaaaaaaaaaccccaaGAAGCGCAAAAGTAGGCGCACAAACGCCATAACGCGAATAAGAACCCGTTACGCATATAGTAAAttcccttttcccatttttaactttctaTATTACCTTATGCCACTTAAAATTGGCATAGAATGGGCTGCACAACCCCTGCGGCGTATCcgaaaaacagaaaaaaacaagGTGCGTATTTAAACCTTACCGAattgaaaagggaaaaaatatatagcaGCAGTTATGCATGTCAATAGAGAATACAGTTAAAATGCAAAAGAtacattaaaatgaaaatgatcaAAAAGGGttgttaataatatatataaaaaacgcgtaaccttaaaaaaaaatacacaaaagaATTTACTTCTTTCaacatttgttaaaattgcaacaacgcaaaaaaaaaaaaaaaaaaaaaaaggaccagTCGAATACAAAAGGTAAAGTCTgctcttaaaaatatttgcgtGCATACGAATCACACACGTTCGTGCGTAATGTACGCATATACTCATGCACGCTAtaaggggaaggaaaggagaagcaggtgCAGGCATTACACTTTCAAATAagctttatataaaatgcgCGCGGTAAATACATCATTCATAAGTATAAACGGAatgaagcacaaaaaaatggaaagatgaaaaagaaacgagccgaataatatattcacaCAATGTGGccattttatatgcacacatcTCTAGCCACCTGACTccaccttcttctccttcgcttGCATGACCCGTTCATGTACCTACGTCTTATAAATCGTAGCAACTGTGGAAATCTACAcagtacgtacgtacgtacgtgcgtgcgtatgcatatgtgctAATACAGGTAGTGACCCCTCCGTTGGGCATTCTGCTATGCCGCAAGAGCACACAAGGTGAAAGGCGAATTTTGCAatgccccccccaaaaaaaataaagtgatGATGAGTAAAGGGGCAAACTAATAAACGATTAGGAGAACTTCCCTCTGGGATGATTCCCCCCTTTAACGCAtttccaaaaaggaagagcggCCCTTTCTTCGCTACTTAATAATCATCTTAAACATGTTCTTTTTTAGGaaataatgcaaatatgGCCTGTATCTATTAATTTTGATTTGCTGCTCATCGAAAATGCCATTCAGTTTTTCGTTGTCCTGGGTTAGTAACAATCCGTTGGCAGCTTGCTCATTAACGATCTGTAAAGGGGCGGGCGAATGATACATGTATAATCCGTTCGAAGCGATTTAGAATGGCGCTACTCCGTTAAGCGACTAATGGCACAAATGCAGAGCAGCGCAAATGATGAACATGCGCGTGGCGCGGCACAGGTGGACCGATAATAAGCAGGCGAGAGGCGCTCTCTAACGTCGGGCGAGCATTCCGTCTATGCGGAAAGTCGAGCTAAAACCGATGCGGAATCACGCCCAAGGTATGGGAACCTCTCCGCAAGCACCGCCGCTCAATCCGCTCACTTCGCCCACTTCGCCACTCCGCACAGCGCTCGCCTTTACCGTCTTCTTCAAATGCATGAGCATGTCCGCGCCTATCTTAATGAGGCAGTACTTCACGACGTCCTTGTACTTATTAACCAGGTGCGGTATGAGGCTCTTGGCGAGCTCTATATTTCGGTAGTAGCTTCTGAGCAAGTTTTTCCCCAGCAGTAGCTTCATAGTAATTCCCCCCTTATCCAGTGTGCACTGGTGAACGTCCACATAGGAGAGAATAATCTGCAGGTCCTTCATGCAGTGTTCATACacaagaaatatatttaccactttgggcgaaaaaaaaaaagaatgctttgtattaatttttaattttgataaCAGTACGTTAAATTCGTATTCAAACCCATTCCTATGGTCaatgctcctcctccttttgttGCTATTCTTGTTTTTGCTCTTATCAAAAGCATCTGCCCATGCTTTAATGGGGTTCATTCGTACCTTTTTCAAGGCAAAATCGGCAGACAAATCTAAAATGGACGTAAGTGTTAATAGACATTCCCCCGAGATGAAGCCGTTTacgtacaattttttatataattcccTGCACGTATTAAATATCATAATGTAGAGCTCCCCTTCTCTTTCCTTtcgaacaattttttttttcagtgaGCTGTAGAAAACATCATCCTTGGACTTCCCGGACTTATCCTTACTGTTGCCGTAACTTTCGTGGCTTCTTGCCCTTCTTATTTCGctgaataatttattttttattttcattttgggcCTCTTTAAAAAGCTGTAAAAGGTAGCCACGTGTTTCTTCTGGCACACATCTTCTATGCATTCGAAATTTATCGTTTGATCTGTGTCATACCTCCTTGCAGTGAAGTCCGTGGTGTTGTTTCGTTGCGGTTTGGGGAttccctttcccccctctaGGAAATCTCCATTACTGTTGTTATTATTACTGACATTGTTGTCATTACCTGCGTTGCTGTTGGAGTTATTTCGATTTACCTCCACATTTTGGCTATCTCCCTTGTGGAACTCTTCACTATCAGCATCATCGCAGTTATGGTTATCgccttttttacgttttccccctttgctgcttttCACCTTTAATGGGCTCCGATTAccatcccttttttttcttgaacAGGCGGTGAAATCAAACACACCTGTGCATGGGGTACACTTCGctttatcactttttttcatctttttccctttctcaATTTCTTTGTTCATTAACACCAAAGTTTTGCTGTTAGTTCCCTTGGTGGAGATGTTCAGCTCCGAGGGATTTTTCACCCCGATCGTTAGGTGACTCTTCTTATCATAGTTGTTGTTAAAGAAGGACGAGATTTTCTTCCCATCGCTGTCCAGagcaaacaaatttttatacgtCAGGTATTCCTCAAAATTGGGTTCGTTACTTCTGTTTTCGCCCCCGTCATAGTTTATAATCTCATCCACCACGTTGCCCTCTTCATTTGTCACACAGGTGACGCAGTTTTGCAGGCCTTCCTCTGCGCGTTCTGCTCCTGCTCCTGCCCCTGCTACTTCTGCTTCgtctttttcttctaaatCGTTTTGGCGGTCCTCCCCCATTTCGCCCTGCACACTCTCCTCCCGAACCCCCTCACATTCATGCGACTTTTCCTTctgaatttttataataaaattgtcgCTCATCAGCAACTCGTTCTCCCCTTGATCCGCATTAGCTACCCCCGGCGTGTCCTCATTAGTCCCCTCGGCGATCTTCTTCAAATCTTTGTAGTTGTTTAGCAAATTTTCGTCCTTCTTCGTGATGTTATCatagtttatatttttcattaggTGCTCCTCCCCTAGGTTGCTATCCTGTTGCGCGTATGATTTTTCCCCGTCTGGGTTTTTCCCCACCTCGGCTTCTCTCACGGAGTCGTTTTCTTTGCTCAGGTCGCCCTCCTTCACCGCAGCTTGGTCgtgcaaaaaatttaaaaagttttttttcttcctcttttccttctcattCGAATCTGGTGCACCGCTCTTTACATCTCCATTACTGCCATTCTCATTTTCCACATTGCTCTTAACGAGCAAATTATCACTCAAGGTTTTGGGCAAATCGGTGGCGTGCTCGATTAGCCTCAAATTGTACTTGGGATCGAAGGTCTCCTTCTCGTTGTGGTTATCAACGATGCTGTCAATCACGGTAAAGTTTTCCTTCTCCGTTCTGGTTCTCTTAAATTCTCggtaattcattttgtttataagACGGTCATACGTTTTTATGGAAATCTTGTCATAGTTAAAAGCATtcaagttttttattttgctattttcaCACACCTTATCTGTGTAGCATGACTCATTATCGGAGAGCTCATTCAGATGGTTGCTCAGcttatcaaaatttttggACGAAAGTGAGTAGTTTATATTTGTGTAATTATGTTCGTCTTCATCGTTACTGCTGAAGTAGTTGTCATTATTTCTGatgatatttattttcatttctccTTTGTACGAGAAATTATCAAAGCTTGTTTTTCCCCTGGAGATGAATTCCCCTACTCGGTGCCTCCTACCCGCATTGTTTCTCATCttcgtttttccccttttctttttcttcctgctATTACTGTCATCGTTATTTACGTAGCTGTATTCATCACTATTATCTTCATATTCTATATCCGTAAAATTGctgtttttccatttcaccTCTTcgtatatacttttttttttcttcctgcaACTTgggttttcttttcctctataaatgtgcacatttctATCGTTCAGCGCGCCTCTCTCATTAAGGGTGTCATTATCTGTAACGTTTGACAGTTCATTCTTTTGTAGAATCCTGCTGCTGATGGAGGAATGGGCcgaatttttattatcactttttttccccccacctgGACTTGTCTTATCCTCGTTCTTGTTAGGAAAACTGCCTTTCCCATTGGAGGAAACGTCGTCAAAACTTTCGATCACTGTCTGCGAATCGTAAGCACGTTCCCAAAAGGAAATATCGCACGAGCTTATATCCTGCAGGCAGGCATAAATATCGGGCAACCTCAAATCGAACTCTCcatatttgttcattttcctCCAGTACAACTCAGGGACTATTTTATTGGAAAAGTGAAGAATGTTGGTGCCTTTAAAAAGCCAGTAATTCTTTAAGCTCTTCTTCCTAATATAGAAATTGTAGTCAATCATTTTGAGCACCTTTTCTAGGTAAACAATTCTAAACGGGTTGGGCGGATAAATATTTAACAGTTTGTATAGACACTCAAAAGTTAACCCCTGAATGGTCAGTATGAGCAATACACTACCACTGATGTAGTAAGCCAACTCCTTCGTCAATTTGTCgttaattttattctctGCTTCTATCCGTAACCCTAGGACCAGTACAATACCGCCTCGTAGTCCTCCCCAAATTAGGAGCAATATTTCCTTCCAATTTATAGGGTACCCAATTCTggacaaaaaaggagtaaaaaTTAGAATCATTATTGACCTTGCCAACaccaaataaatatacgtcAATACGatgtatatgaaaaaatacaagttGTCCTTGAACACATTTTCCATCATCCCAAAGGAGACTATCCCTGATATGATGAAAATGCTGGAGTTTCCCATGAGGGAGAGAAGCTCCACAATTTCTTTGTGCTTCCTCTGGGCCACTTCGTCCAGGGCAATATGACCATACGCGTTAATAAATAAACCATAACAAACGATTGCCAGCGGGCCAGACAAGTTAAAGTAATACTCAGAGACAAAGTAACTCAAATAACACATGGTTATCGTCGCCAGACACTGATTGTAGTAGTATTTTCTATACAAATTTATCCAGGCAAATGTCAGCATAGCCATGCCTATGCCAAATACGGGGCTCAAAAATAGTAGCTTCACAAACAGAATTACATACTGAGATGCGTTCGCCTTATACCCaattgttaaataaaaaaaaaactgaaataGTAGGACGGAACTTCCATCATTTATTAGCGACTCCACATGAAACATGGAACTTATTTTTGAGGGGGCATCCACTACTGACAAAATTGAGAGCACTGCCACGGGATCTGTTGACGATAAGATGGAGGCTAATAAAAAGCTGCTGCTTAGGGGGGACTGCTCTTGCCTATACATGAAGGAATAGTAAAACAAAATCCCCAGTATACCCACTTGTAGTGCTACCCCTATCACTGCTAATCCTATTCCTCCGTAGAGAAAATTCTTAAAGGCGTAATAATTTATGTCCTGCGTAGCTTCATACAGCAAAATTGGCAACAGAACGAAGTAAAGGACGGACGAATCGATGTTCCTCGCGTTGATGATAGATTTATGCAAAGCATTCTCTTCAAACATGTTGAAATTTTTTGCTATCACGTAGGTGCACATTCCATATAGGAACCATATTACTGATACTGGGATGTTCAGCTTGTGTATTTTGGAAAGGATAAACTGCAGCATGGTCGCGgagatgaaaataaaacagaagAAAACCATTCCTTCGGAGACCTCATTCGATGCGGATGGCAGTTGGTTCCTATGTTCGTCATCGTCCCCTTCGTTCTcacttccgcttccccctgcaTCCACACCCAATTTTGTATCTTCCCTTCCATTTTCATAATACTCATTCCTTCTCACCCTTTCGCGCAGCATTCTGGAGATGTGCCCCCTTCGCGGGTAAGTCGCCTCCTTACCGGAACACCCGACTAGCCGCAAATACCTCTCATTAACAAAGTttgctttgcaaaaaaggatgcACACATCTTCAAACAGGCTTAACTGAGATACATCATCGTGGGTAGCGCTAATATTGACACGTCGTTCACCCGAAAGTTTTATATtatccccttctttttctcccacTTTGCTTATTTTCAAATCACCGCTTTTTTCGTTCCCTCCCAGGGGGCACACATCTTCCCTGGGGAGTCTCTCACCTCTTTGGTCTACATggtcttcatttttcaacagcacaaaaaggatgcataaaaggaaaattttaatttttatgaaaaaatgtaaaaaaatccgatttttctttttgacaGATTTTTCCTGCTTAAACGATTTTAGATGGAGCATTTTCACCCGCGTGGCCGCAAAGTGTGTGTTGCAATTGCATCTACAAATGGGTTCTGTCTTGGGGGGCTCTCTCAAATGTGGACTTCCAAACGGGGGCGGcagggaaaacgaaaaaaaaacaacaaaaaaaaacaagaggAAAGTAAAGCGAAGAAATAAATCACGCGAAATGAACGGAGAAACTCACGCGAAATAAACGGAGAAAACCACACGAAATGAACGGAGAAAACCACGCGAAATGAACGGAGAAAACCACGCGAAATGAACGAGAAAACCACGCGAAATAGAGCGAAGGAAAACACCTCAGGCAACTGCTTTACATCTGGCGGTGAATTCCTTTCCCTCCCTTGGTCCCACTTATAAGGTGTAAAAACGTCATTTTCTCTAAAAATGTGTTGCATGCACAGAAGGAACGCCCGTTCTTCTAGTGACAAAACAAAACGCAAAATCGCTAtttcacaaatggggaaaaactcGTTCGTAAAATTTGCCTTCTACAGTCGATCTTGACATTTTAGAAGGACCTAT contains:
- a CDS encoding hypothetical protein, conserved (encoded by transcript PVX_122010A), with the protein product MKILLSSDEVNLIVYRYLVENGFIHAAYAFFNEANISKNSYYISHDEKLPCHALVTFMQKALIFIFIEYHTECNNARISCKEPFSLFRRHECCTEEKDLSEEQENKTEIRENEKNTSNNLNKCTSSSKSFGNNNIIKSYMPNSVSFSDLNNEASINNVNDHGPSGANAKKNSVIKKGGGKADSEEANGKANQDSNKTVNQDSNGNGNDANNNGDSNTNDSNASKAKTNSKPSIYRSSFSNFASLNYNDSNISFKDIKRNYANIFAQGKKSKKSSSNKKNNNSNSNSGGSSSVNNGGSGGVNNGGSSGVNNGGSGGVNNGGSNNVNNSSSNNSSNNSSNNSSNNSSNNSNNSNSNNNSEAANSHNEAGESSKKNGTIVSSSNNSSGNSSGNNNVSSSNAEGKESSVKDEPDDASTSGNQRKKPKIMKIVSKPSKANEDQNGKWNNISDSIPSEDKKKENNHVPDVKEDNVEPTKNNAAKKENNLNNNVKKNNANTSSGKGTSLSNNNNHSNGKKKELSGGDAGQNSSSSNKKKKKIKNNNKEITYSNSTSSSKKTIKNSLKKEKKEKGSKSATSKQKKNNKQEGGNHDDEDDEEEMSDENSEQDSEFSNDNQECNKENACNVPLEDSTNNSAKTRDNPSGSSINNNATVDDKTDGGTYVNLKKSSSTNDISNSSSQNSTIDGVKNEMNNSHITHYDGCPNNACDGILPEEALASEKPLNGNHSNEVAMLKEECKPPEGEAKEGNNSNKNEFNFSFANFLNKKISSIFNNSGGGDGINGDSHNKDSNNESCKGNNSNDSAVKDGSSNEQVFPQDAQDPPASEPYESVSSSKDRYNKFSQKSKLIKDEFMEAKYEKEHLAREQTSEAEEAAGAPARKQKRPYDYSSGMKVQGGGDSHQMEEHENGKICVEEKKRKKSSIYEENYKNEMNKEFFKKLTQISPNKGDNKCKANGSVDMKEEKEDELRRGVAQQGVEAELGGAESGDPNHLGDDKNAELDKAKKGEYNKMSFNKSGKNYYNGSPSTANGDDHEEYDKMDKNPPGEVNFIKTNEKKNSMEVHTAREVDEERSKS
- a CDS encoding sodium/hydrogen exchanger 1, putative (encoded by transcript PVX_122015A) encodes the protein MLHLKSFKQEKSVKKKNRIFLHFFIKIKIFLLCILFVLLKNEDHVDQRGERLPREDVCPLGGNEKSGDLKISKVGEKEGDNIKLSGERRVNISATHDDVSQLSLFEDVCILFCKANFVNERYLRLVGCSGKEATYPRRGHISRMLRERVRRNEYYENGREDTKLGVDAGGSGSENEGDDDEHRNQLPSASNEVSEGMVFFCFIFISATMLQFILSKIHKLNIPVSVIWFLYGMCTYVIAKNFNMFEENALHKSIINARNIDSSVLYFVLLPILLYEATQDINYYAFKNFLYGGIGLAVIGVALQVGILGILFYYSFMYRQEQSPLSSSFLLASILSSTDPVAVLSILSVVDAPSKISSMFHVESLINDGSSVLLFQFFFYLTIGYKANASQYVILFVKLLFLSPVFGIGMAMLTFAWINLYRKYYYNQCLATITMCYLSYFVSEYYFNLSGPLAIVCYGLFINAYGHIALDEVAQRKHKEIVELLSLMGNSSIFIISGIVSFGMMENVFKDNLYFFIYIVLTYIYLVLARSIMILIFTPFLSRIGYPINWKEILLLIWGGLRGGIVLVLGLRIEAENKINDKLTKELAYYISGSVLLILTIQGLTFECLYKLLNIYPPNPFRIVYLEKVLKMIDYNFYIRKKSLKNYWLFKGTNILHFSNKIVPELYWRKMNKYGEFDLRLPDIYACLQDISSCDISFWERAYDSQTVIESFDDVSSNGKGSFPNKNEDKTSPGGGKKSDNKNSAHSSISSRILQKNELSNVTDNDTLNERGALNDRNVHIYRGKENPSCRKKKKSIYEEVKWKNSNFTDIEYEDNSDEYSYVNNDDSNSRKKKKRGKTKMRNNAGRRHRVGEFISRGKTSFDNFSYKGEMKINIIRNNDNYFSSNDEDEHNYTNINYSLSSKNFDKLSNHLNELSDNESCYTDKVCENSKIKNLNAFNYDKISIKTYDRLINKMNYREFKRTRTEKENFTVIDSIVDNHNEKETFDPKYNLRLIEHATDLPKTLSDNLLVKSNVENENGSNGDVKSGAPDSNEKEKRKKKNFLNFLHDQAAVKEGDLSKENDSVREAEVGKNPDGEKSYAQQDSNLGEEHLMKNINYDNITKKDENLLNNYKDLKKIAEGTNEDTPGVANADQGENELLMSDNFIIKIQKEKSHECEGVREESVQGEMGEDRQNDLEEKDEAEVAGAGAGAERAEEGLQNCVTCVTNEEGNVVDEIINYDGGENRSNEPNFEEYLTYKNLFALDSDGKKISSFFNNNYDKKSHLTIGVKNPSELNISTKGTNSKTLVLMNKEIEKGKKMKKSDKAKCTPCTGVFDFTACSRKKRDGNRSPLKVKSSKGGKRKKGDNHNCDDADSEEFHKGDSQNVEVNRNNSNSNAGNDNNVSNNNNSNGDFLEGGKGIPKPQRNNTTDFTARRYDTDQTINFECIEDVCQKKHVATFYSFLKRPKMKIKNKLFSEIRRARSHESYGNSKDKSGKSKDDVFYSSLKKKIVRKEREGELYIMIFNTCRELYKKLYVNGFISGECLLTLTSILDLSADFALKKVRMNPIKAWADAFDKSKNKNSNKRRRSIDHRNGFEYEFNVLLSKLKINTKHSFFFSPKVVNIFLVYEHCMKDLQIILSYVDVHQCTLDKGGITMKLLLGKNLLRSYYRNIELAKSLIPHLVNKYKDVVKYCLIKIGADMLMHLKKTIVNEQAANGLLLTQDNEKLNGIFDEQQIKINRYRPYLHYFLKKNMFKMIIK